The following nucleotide sequence is from Nocardioides eburneiflavus.
CGAGGTGCCGCCAGCACGCGGTGGCGGCCACCCGCCACCAGTCCGCGTCGGTCCCCTCCCCCGTCACCCGGAGCCGGCCGTCGTCCACCCGGGCCGCCCACCCGCCGAGCTCGACGCTCCCGCCGTCCTGCGAGGGGATCGGGTGGGGCTCGAACAGCCCCTCCAGCGTGGGCGAGATGTACGTGGGGCGCAGCTCCTCGGTGGCCGCGGCCAGCTCCTCCAGCCACGTCACGCCGGTGAGGACGAGCAGGGACGGCGCCGCGATGGCATGCGCACCCTCGATGTCGGTGTCGAGCCGGTCCCCCACCATGAGCGGCCTGTCGCCACCGACGCGCAGGACGGTCTCCTCCATCAGCGGCTTCTCGGGCTTGCCGGCGACCGTGGCCTCGACGCCGGCGAAGCCGGTGATCGTACGCACCAGGACGCCGTGCCCGGGGGCGAGGCCGTAGGGGGTCGGGATCGTCAGGTCCGCGTTGCTGGCGACGTAGGGCATTCCGTCCCGCACGAGCGTCGAGACCCGCATGATGTCCCGCCACCGGACGTCGGGGCCGTAGCCGCTCGCAACCGCCACGGCGTCCGCGGGGTCGTCGGTCGGCTCGAGGCCCGCCTCGAGGAGCGCCACCCGCAGCCCCTCACCTCCGAGCAGCAGGATCCTGGCGCCCTCGCCGTGCGCCTCGGCCAGCAGGCGCGCTGCCGCCTGGGCCGACGTGACGACGTCCGCCGCCACCGCGGCGACCCCCACCCCGGTGAGCTTCTCGGCCACCTGGGCCGGTGTACGCGAAGCGTTGTTCGTCACGAACGCGACATGGCGTCCCGTCGCCCGTACGCGGTCGATGTGGTCTGCGACGCCGTCAATCGCCTCCCCGCCGACGTAGACCACGCCGTCGAGGTCGAACATGACCAGGTCGTGAGCCTCGACGACCGGCGTCGCGGACTCCTCGAGCATGCTGAACCCCTCTCCGGGGCGTGACGAGCACACCCCTACGATGCTTCGATGGACTCCGCCACCATCGTGCCTCCCTACGTGGCGAAGCCCCTCGAGCTGTTGCCGTTCCGGGCCGTGATGCTGGCGCCGGAACGCGTGGGCGACCCGGCCTCCGCGCGGGCGTTGGCGCGACCCTACCGCGACGTCGCCACGCGGCTGACGCAGTGGATCCAGCATGGTCGTGCGAGCACCGACAACGCGGCCGCCCTGTACGTGCACGAGTACACGTCGGGGGGCCTCACGGTCCGTGGCCTCGTCGGAGCCCTCCGCGTGTCCGAGCGAGCAGCCTCGCCCAGCGATCGAGCGGTGTGGCCCCACGAGGCCATCCATCCCGAGCAGGCCGGTGAGCTCGCGGACCGGATGGCGCAGATGGAGCTCAACCCGGCGCCGATCCTGCTCGTCCACCACGGCCCCGACGCCCTGCGCGAGGTCCTCGGCGAGGTCACGCGCGCGCAGCCGGACTGGCGCTACCTCGACAAGACCGGACAGCGTCAGCGCATCTGGGCGGTCCGCGACACGGAGCGGCTGGACACCATCGCCACCCTGCTCGCCACCTCCCGCTGCCTCATCGCCGACGGTCACCACCGGTACGCCGCGTACCTCCGTCTCCAGGAACAACACCCTGGAACGGCGTGGGACGCCGGACTCGCGATGCTCGTCGACCAGCACGACACGCCGCTGTTCCTCGGCGCGATCCATCGCACCCTTCCCGGCATCTCACTCATGCAGCTGGCAGAGGCGGCCCGTGGTGCCGGCGCCGACGTCGCCGAGCTAGGTCGCGCGCGGGCCCTCGGCGCCCTCGACAGCACGCATCTCGTGCTCACCGATGCCGCGACGTGGTACGCCGTGGCGCCGGGCGACCTCTCCCGCCAAGCCGCGGTGTCCTGGCTCCACGACCACGTGCTCGTCCGACTCGCCGATCCGCTCCCGAGGGTCGAGTACCACCACAGCGTCGACGAGGCGCTCGCTGCGTCGTCTGCCACGACGCCTGGGGTGCTGCTCCCCAGCCCTGACTTCGAGCAGGTTCGCTCGATCGTCGAGTCCGGCGGGCTCCTCCCCGAGAAGGCGACCTCGTTCCAGCCGAAGCCGAGCCTCGGCGTCCTCATGCGACCGATGAACGGCGCATGATCCGCGCGGCGGACGCCTCCACCTCGACGCGCGACCGTGTGGCACCTCCCGCCTGGTAGAACCGGCACCGCACTGCTCCCACCACCTCCACGAGGTCACCGGCACGCCAGGTGGCGATGCTGCGCCGTAGCCGAGGGGCCCACGCCGTGCACGGGACCGAGTCGACGCGCTGCCCCGGGGTCGGTCCACGGCCACTCGGCGACGCGCGGGGCACCGAGATCCGAAAGGTCATGAGCACGTCCCCGCTCGGGAGCTCCACGGTCGCTGGAGCAGCGCTCAGCCGCCCCAGCAGCCGCACCTCGTTGGCCGGGACCTCGGCATCGTCGGGATCCCGGGTGGGCGGCCTCCTGGCCACCTTCTTCGGGGTCCGAGTGTTCACGGTCTGTGCTGTCGTCACAGTGCACCTCCTGGACCGAGAGGATGCTCGACACCTCCGACCGCCGGCTCCTTCGACCACGGCACCCTGTGGACAACGCGTCTCGCGGATGCCCTGTGGACGATTGGTGGTCGTCACGCCACCTGTCTGGGCCCGCGGCCACCCACCTCCTCGTGAGGTGACTCAGGAAATGCAAAAGTGGGGCCACCCGAGGGTGACCCCACTTTCACAATGTTTGTCCGGCGGCGTCCTACTCTCCCACAACCTCTCGGTTGCAGTACCATCGGCGCTGAAAGGCTTAACTTCCGGGTTCGGTATGGGACCGGGTGTTTCCCGTTTCGCTATGGCCGCCGTAACTCTTTCAACCTGATCAAACTCTCTCACCCCTGGCACACGCCCTTCGGGCGTGTGGGGGGTTGGGTTTGTTGGTTGGGAACTGCCTAGTGGACGCGAACATGTGTTCGTTGTTTTGCGCGTGTGTGGTCTTGTACGTGGTTGGGACAAGCCCTCGGCCTATTAGTACCGGTCGGCTGGGCATTACTGCTGTACACCTCCGGCCTATCAACCCCATGTTCTGTGGGGGGCCTTACCCCATTGTTGGGTGGGAAACCTCATCTTGAAACGTGCTTCCCGCTTAGATGCATTCAGCGGTTATCACTTCCGAACGTAGCCAACCAGCCGTGCTCTTGGCAGAACAACTGGCACACCAGAGGTTCGTCCATCCCGGTCCTCTCGTACTAGGGACAGCCTTTCTCAAGTTTCCTGCGCGCGCGGCGGATAGGGACCGAACTGTCTCACGACGTTCTAAACCCAGCTCGCGTGCCGCTTTAATGGGCGAACAGCCCAACCCTTGGGACCTACTCCAGCCCCAGGATGCGACGAGCCGACATCGAGGTGCCAAACCATCCCGTCGATATGGACTCTTGGGGAAGATCAGCCTGTTATCCCCGGGGTACCTTTTATCCGTTGAGTGACCACGCTTCCACATGCCGTGGCCAGATCACTAGTTCCGACTTTCGTCCCTGCTCGACATGTCTGTCTCACAGTCAAGCTCCCTTGTGCACTTACACTCGCCACCTGATTGCCAACCAGGCTGAGGGAACCTTTGAGCGCCTCCGTTACATTTTAGGAGGCAACCGCCCCAGTTAAACTACCCATCAGGCACTGTCCCTGATCCGGATAACGGACCTAGGTTAGACATCTAGTACGACCAGAGTGGTATTTCAACGTTGACTCCACCCACACTGGCGTGTGGACTTCACAGTCTCCCACCTATCCTACACAAGCCGTACCAAACACCAATACCAAACTATAGTAAAGGTCCCGGGGTCTTTCCGTCCTGCCGCGCGTAACGAGCATCTTTACTCGTAGTGCAATTTCGCCGAGTCCATGGTTGAGACAGCGGGAAAGTCGTTACTCCATTCGTGCAGGTCGGAACTTACCCGACAAGGAATTTCGCTACCTTAGGATGGTTATAGTTACCACCGCCGTTTACTGGGGCTTAAATTCTCAGCTTCGGCACAAGTGCCTAACCGGTCCTCTTAACCTTCCAGCACCGGGCAGGAGTCAGTCCGTATACATCGTCTTACAACTTCGCACGGACCTGTGTTTTTAGTAAACAGTCGCTTTCCCCTGGTCTCTGCGGCCCTTCACGCTTCCCCAGCAAGTGGGTACACGATCCGGGCCCCCCTTCTCCCGAAGTTACGGGGGCATTTTGCCGAGTTCCTTAACCATGGTTGTCTCGATCGCCTTAGTATTCTCTACTTGATCACCTGAGTCGGTTTGGGGTACGGGCGGCTCGTTGCTCGCTAGAGGTTTTTCTCGACAGCATAGGATCACCCACTTCGCCATACATGGCTCCGCGTCACGTCTCAGGCTCCACACTGAAGTGGATGGTGCGGATTTGCCTACACCACGCCCTACACGCTTGCCCACAGACAACCATCGCTGTGGTTGGGCTACCTTCCTGCGTCACCCCATCGCTTGACTACTACCAGCTCGGGTCCCACGCTCCACCCACCAGCCTCGCCCCGAAGGGTCCGGTCCGATGAGCTTCGGGTGGTTAGCATCACCAGGTTCGTCATGGGCGCAACTTCGCCGGTACGGGAATATCAACCCGTTGTCCATCGACTACGCCTGTCGGCCTCGCCTTAGGTCCCGACTTACCCAGGGCAGATTAGCTTGACCCTGGAACCCTTGATCATTCGGCGCACGGGTTTCTCACCCGTGATTCGCTACTCATGCCTGCATTCTCACTCGTGTGGCCTCCACGCCTGGATCACTCCGACGCTTCACTGCCCACACGACGCTCCCCTACCCATCCAGCGCACTGAACACCGATCGAGTCGATGCTGATGTATTCGCTGAATGCCATAGCTTCGGCGGATGACTTGAGCCCCGCTACATTGTCGGCGCGGAATCACTTGACCAGTGAGCTATTACGCACTCTTTCAAGGGTGGCTGCTTCCAAGCCAACCTCCTGGTTGTCAATGCGACTCCACATCCTTTTCCACTTAGTCACCGCTTAGGGGCCTTAGCTGATGGTCTGGGCTGTTTCCCTCTCGACTACGGAGCTTATCCCCCGCAGTCTCACTGCTGCGCTCTCACTTACCGGCATTCGGAGTTTGGCTAACGTCAGTAACCTTGTAGGGCCCATCGGCTATCCAGTGCTCTACCTCCGGCAAGAAACACGCAACGCTGCACCTAAATGCATTTCGGGGAGAACCAGCTATCACGAAGTTTGATTGGCCTTTCACCCCTATCCACAGGTCATCCCCTCAGTTTTCAACCTAAGTGGGTTCGGTCCTCCACGTCGTCTTACCGACGCTTCAACCTGCCCATGGATAGATCACTTCGCTTCGGGTCTTGAGCGCGCTACTGAATCGCCCTGTTCGGACTCGCTTTCGCTACGGCTTCCCCACACGGGTTAACCTCGCAACACACCGCAAACTCGCAGGCTCATTCTTCAAAAGGCACGCCGTCACCCCCCACAAGTGGGAAGCTCCGACGGATTGTAGGCACACGGTTTCAGGTACTATTTCACTCCCCGCCAGGGGTACTTTTCACCTTTCCCTCACGGTACTTGTCCGCTATCGGTCATCAAGGAGTATTTAGGCTTAACGGGTGGTCCCGCCAGATTCACACGGAATTTCAGGGGTTCCGTGTTACTTGGGAACACGCTCGGAAGCCTGCGCTTTACGTCTACGGGCCTATCACCCTCTACGGTACGGCTTTCCAACCGACTTCGACTTCCACACAGGTTTCTTACTTCCTCGGTGCACGGCAGCACACCATGAGCGGTCCCACGACCCCATGACTGCAACCCCTGCCGGGTATCACACAGCCATGGTTTAGCCTCATCCGATTTCGCTCGCCACTACTCTCGGAATCACTGTTGTTTTCTCTTCCTGTCGGTACTGAGATGTTTCACTTCCCGACGTTCCCTCCACACACCCTATGTGTTCAGGTGCAGGTAACACGACATGACTCGTGCTGGGTTTCCCCATTCGGACACCCCCGGATCACAGCTTGGTTGCCAACTCCCCAGGGCTTATCGCAGGCTCCAACGTCCTTCATCGGCTCTTGATGCCAAGGCATCCACCATGTGCCCTTCATAGCTTGTCTCAACAACGTCAAGACAACACACACAAAGAGACAACACCAGCCCACCCCCCAATCAAAGAGGCAGGCCAGCCTTCGACGCGACCCGTCAGGAAAAACAGGCCACGCCAGAACTCAAAAACTTGAGCTCATTGAACTACTTGCAACCAACCACAACCCAACCGGTACAACCCGAAAGGGCCCGAAAGGGCGGGCGGCTACAAAGATGCTCGCGTCCACTATGCAGATCTCAAACAACAACCCCACCAACACCCCCGACCACCCACACAGGGCACCCACGAGCAAAGGGAGGACCAGAACAACCAACCATCCGGCTGATCCTTCAGGACCCAACAGTGTGCCTGACCCCATCCCCCACCAACGCAGGGCCATGAGCAACCAGCCAAGACCCCCGAAGGGACCCCGACCAGCCATCGACGATTCCACTAGTGAACACCACCATGCGTGCCAGAACATCCGCCTGGCATCGGGGCGCGTGCTCCTTAGAAAGGAGGTGATCCAGCCGCACCTTCCGGTACGGCTACCTTGTTACGACTTCGTCCCAATCGCCAGCCCCACCTTCGACGGCTCCCTCCACAAGGGTTGGGCCACCGGCTTCGGGTGTTGCCGACTTTCGTGACGTGACGGGCGGTGTGTACAAGGCCCGGGAACGTATTCACCGCAGCGTTGCTGATCTGCGATTACTAGCGACTCCGACTTCATGGGGTCGAGTTGCAGACCCCAATCCGAACTGAGACCGGCTTTTTGGGATTCGCTCCCCCTTACGGGATCGCAGCCCTTTGTACCGGCCATTGTAGCATGCGTGAAGCCCTGGACATAAGGGGCATGATGACTTGACGTCATCCCCACCTTCCTCCGAGTTGACCCCGGCAGTCTCCTATGAGTCCCCACCATTACGTGCTGGCAACATAGAACGAGGGTTGCGCTCGTTGCGGGACTTAACCCAACATCTCACGACACGAGCTGACGACAGCCATGCACCACCTGTACACCCCCAAAAGAAGCCCCATCTCTGGAGCGGCAGGGTGTATGTCAAACCCAGGTAAGGTTCTTCGCGTTGCATCGAATTAATCCGCATGCTCCGCCGCTTGTGCGGGCCCCCGTCAATTCCTTTGAGTTTTAGCCTTGCGGCCGTACTCCCCAGGCGGGGCGCTTAATGCGTTAGCTGCGGCACGGAATCCGTGGAATGGACCCCACACCTAGCGCCCAACGTTTACGGTGTGGACTACCAGGGTATCTAATCCTGTTCGCTCCCCACACTTTCGCTCCTCAGCGTCAGGTCATTCCCAGAGAACCGCCTTCGCCACCGGTGTTCCTCCTGATATCTGCGCATTTCACCGCTACACCAGGAATTCCGTTCTCCCCTGAATACCTCTAGTCTGCCCGTATCGAAAGCAAGCGCCGTGTTAAGCACGGCGTTTTCACTCCCGACGCGACAAACCGCCTACGAGCCCTTTACGCCCAATAATTCCGGACAACGCTCGCACCCTACGTATTACCGCGGCTGCTGGCACGTAGTTGGCCGGTGCTTCTTCTCCCACTACCGTCACTTGCGCTTCGTCATGGGTGAAAGAGGTTTACAACCCGAAGGCCGTCATCCCTCACGCGGCGTTGCTGGATCAGGCTTCCGCCCATTGTCCAATATTCCCCACTGCTGCCTCCCGTAGGAGTCTGGGCCGTGTCTCAGTCCCAGTGTGACCGGTCACCCTCTCAGGCCGGCTACCCGTCGAAGCCATGGTGAGCCATTACCTCACCATCAAGCTGATAGGCCGCGAGCACATCCCTGGCCGAAAAACTTTCCACCACCATCCCATGCGAGAAGTGGTCGTATCCGGTATTAATCACCGTTTCCGGTGGCTATCCCAAAGCCAAGGGCAGATTACTCACGTGTTACTCACCCGTTCGCCGCTCGAGTACCACCGAAGTGGCCTTTCCGCTCGACTTGCATGTGTTAAGCACGCCGCCAGCGTTCGTCCTGAGCCAGGATCAAACTCTCCATCGAAAAACACCACCACCCAACCCACAGGGCCAGGCAGCGACTATCAATAAGAGCCACATCCCCCGACTGAACAAAACTAGCGAAAGACACCCCAAACCCAAAAGAGCCCAGGGCATCAGCCAGAATCATTGTCAAAGAAACCGCGACACCAACCAAAGCCAGTGCCAACGGGGCATAACAAACTAATTCGTCGACTAATCAAACACACTGTTGAGTTCTCAAGAATCAGACGCACCCGATCCTCGCCAGCTGGGCTGGTCCGGTCGCGGGGCAACCTGCAGAAACTTACCGGGCGCTCCATCCCGCGTCAAACTCGGCGGGACTTCGTGCTTCGGTGGTCGCAGCTGGTTTCCGCTTCATCTGACCTTCTGGCCAGGAGGCGGCGCCGCTTGCGGCGACAGGTGAAACATTAGACGACGTCCTCCCGACATGCCAAACCGGGGGTCGCCTCCACGCAAAACCGCAGGTCAACGGCCTGCGGGGCGAGGCGCCGCCGGCCGGTAGGCGCTGACGGTGGGGTCGTCCGTCGCCCAGAAGCGCCACGGCAGGTCGGCGGCGCGGCGCAGTCCGACGCGTGGCCCGCGACTGATCTGGACCACCCTCTCCCCCGGTTCGAGGTGCGGAACTACCCCGTTGGCGGCCAGGTCGATGCCGAGTGCGCGGCACAGACGGGCGGGTCCGCGAGCGAGATCGCGGTCCGAGGACCCCGGGCGGCGGGACCGGGCGCGATCGATCCCACCCACCACCTCGCCCGCGCGGAGCAGCACCGCTCCCGGGTCCCCGTCGGGACCCGTGACGAGGTTGGCGCAGTGGTGCATGCCGTAGACGAAGTAGACGTACAGGCGGCCCGGCGGTCCGAACATCACCGCGTTGCGAGGCGTACGGCCGCGGTAGGCGTGGGACCCGGGGTCGGCAGGACCGGCGTAGGCCTCCACCTCGGTGAGGCGTACGGACACGT
It contains:
- a CDS encoding HAD-IIA family hydrolase; translated protein: MLEESATPVVEAHDLVMFDLDGVVYVGGEAIDGVADHIDRVRATGRHVAFVTNNASRTPAQVAEKLTGVGVAAVAADVVTSAQAAARLLAEAHGEGARILLLGGEGLRVALLEAGLEPTDDPADAVAVASGYGPDVRWRDIMRVSTLVRDGMPYVASNADLTIPTPYGLAPGHGVLVRTITGFAGVEATVAGKPEKPLMEETVLRVGGDRPLMVGDRLDTDIEGAHAIAAPSLLVLTGVTWLEELAAATEELRPTYISPTLEGLFEPHPIPSQDGGSVELGGWAARVDDGRLRVTGEGTDADWWRVAATACWRHLDESGKVADVSDTTPPGPVRRLGAE
- a CDS encoding DUF1015 family protein, whose translation is MDSATIVPPYVAKPLELLPFRAVMLAPERVGDPASARALARPYRDVATRLTQWIQHGRASTDNAAALYVHEYTSGGLTVRGLVGALRVSERAASPSDRAVWPHEAIHPEQAGELADRMAQMELNPAPILLVHHGPDALREVLGEVTRAQPDWRYLDKTGQRQRIWAVRDTERLDTIATLLATSRCLIADGHHRYAAYLRLQEQHPGTAWDAGLAMLVDQHDTPLFLGAIHRTLPGISLMQLAEAARGAGADVAELGRARALGALDSTHLVLTDAATWYAVAPGDLSRQAAVSWLHDHVLVRLADPLPRVEYHHSVDEALAASSATTPGVLLPSPDFEQVRSIVESGGLLPEKATSFQPKPSLGVLMRPMNGA
- a CDS encoding single-stranded DNA-binding protein codes for the protein MTTTNRPQGIRETRCPQGAVVEGAGGRRCRASSRSRRCTVTTAQTVNTRTPKKVARRPPTRDPDDAEVPANEVRLLGRLSAAPATVELPSGDVLMTFRISVPRASPSGRGPTPGQRVDSVPCTAWAPRLRRSIATWRAGDLVEVVGAVRCRFYQAGGATRSRVEVEASAARIMRRSSVA
- a CDS encoding DNA-3-methyladenine glycosylase, with translation MVDWAEGDPLEVAPRLLGAVLTHGDVSVRLTEVEAYAGPADPGSHAYRGRTPRNAVMFGPPGRLYVYFVYGMHHCANLVTGPDGDPGAVLLRAGEVVGGIDRARSRRPGSSDRDLARGPARLCRALGIDLAANGVVPHLEPGERVVQISRGPRVGLRRAADLPWRFWATDDPTVSAYRPAAPRPAGR